One region of Triticum aestivum cultivar Chinese Spring chromosome 6B, IWGSC CS RefSeq v2.1, whole genome shotgun sequence genomic DNA includes:
- the LOC123139822 gene encoding uncharacterized protein isoform X5, with protein sequence MPMSSSFRLRWNSKGKAMDDAAPALLRRHQAVAATRCRDEGEEESCFPGVHPLSLGTTPNLKREQASSVDDDDNQGIHRHDDTPHMVQLGYNLLYRTTAAAVVFGIDYNLLSGISLLLMIYGPYLHGMLLSMLSQRMIL encoded by the exons ATGCCAATGTCGTCGTCGTTTCGCTTGCGCTGGAACAGCAAAGGGAAGGCCATGGACGACGCCGCTCCAGCCCTTCTCCGACGCCATCAAG CAGTAGCAGCAACTCGATGCAgggacgagggagaggaggagtCCTGCTTCCCCGGCGTGCATCCTCTCTCTCTCGGAACGACACCCAACCTCAAGCGAGAG CAGGCATCCTCCGTGGATGATGACGACAACCAGGGCATCCACCGCCACGACGACACCCCGCACATGGTCCAACTCGGCTACAACCTCCTCTACCGCACGACTGCGGCCGCGGTCGTGTTCGGCATCGACTACAATCTCCTCTCCG GTATCTCATTGTTATTGATGatatatggtccatatctacatggGATGCTATTAAGCATGCTTTCCCAGAGAATGATTTTGTAG
- the LOC123139822 gene encoding uncharacterized protein isoform X6 produces the protein MPMSSSFRLRWNSKGKAMDDAAPALLRRHQAVAATRCRDEGEEESCFPGVHPLSLGTTPNLKREASSVDDDDNQGIHRHDDTPHMVQLGYNLLYRTTAAAVVFGIDYNLLSGISLLLMIYGPYLHGMLLSMLSQRMIL, from the exons ATGCCAATGTCGTCGTCGTTTCGCTTGCGCTGGAACAGCAAAGGGAAGGCCATGGACGACGCCGCTCCAGCCCTTCTCCGACGCCATCAAG CAGTAGCAGCAACTCGATGCAgggacgagggagaggaggagtCCTGCTTCCCCGGCGTGCATCCTCTCTCTCTCGGAACGACACCCAACCTCAAGCGAGAG GCATCCTCCGTGGATGATGACGACAACCAGGGCATCCACCGCCACGACGACACCCCGCACATGGTCCAACTCGGCTACAACCTCCTCTACCGCACGACTGCGGCCGCGGTCGTGTTCGGCATCGACTACAATCTCCTCTCCG GTATCTCATTGTTATTGATGatatatggtccatatctacatggGATGCTATTAAGCATGCTTTCCCAGAGAATGATTTTGTAG
- the LOC123139822 gene encoding uncharacterized protein isoform X2, whose amino-acid sequence MPMSSSFRLRWNSKGKAMDDAAPALLRRHQAVAATRCRDEGEEESCFPGVHPLSLGTTPNLKREASSVDDDDNQGIHRHDDTPHMVQLGYNLLYRTTAAAVVFGIDYNLLSGSLVHYTDCMPPLSSLPRLPHHRHRPSAFSFDAVVDS is encoded by the exons ATGCCAATGTCGTCGTCGTTTCGCTTGCGCTGGAACAGCAAAGGGAAGGCCATGGACGACGCCGCTCCAGCCCTTCTCCGACGCCATCAAG CAGTAGCAGCAACTCGATGCAgggacgagggagaggaggagtCCTGCTTCCCCGGCGTGCATCCTCTCTCTCTCGGAACGACACCCAACCTCAAGCGAGAG GCATCCTCCGTGGATGATGACGACAACCAGGGCATCCACCGCCACGACGACACCCCGCACATGGTCCAACTCGGCTACAACCTCCTCTACCGCACGACTGCGGCCGCGGTCGTGTTCGGCATCGACTACAATCTCCTCTCCG GATCTTTGGTTCATTATACTGACTGCATGCCACCTCTGTCATCGCTGCCCCGTCTCCCACACCATCGGCACCGCCCCTCCGCCTTCTCCTTTGATGCTGTAGTGGATTCTTAG
- the LOC123139822 gene encoding uncharacterized protein isoform X7: protein MPMSSSFRLRWNSKGKAMDDAAPALLRRHQAVAATRCRDEGEEESCFPGVHPLSLGTTPNLKREQASSVDDDDNQGIHRHDDTPHMVQLGYNLLYRTTAAAVVFGIDYNLLSVDS, encoded by the exons ATGCCAATGTCGTCGTCGTTTCGCTTGCGCTGGAACAGCAAAGGGAAGGCCATGGACGACGCCGCTCCAGCCCTTCTCCGACGCCATCAAG CAGTAGCAGCAACTCGATGCAgggacgagggagaggaggagtCCTGCTTCCCCGGCGTGCATCCTCTCTCTCTCGGAACGACACCCAACCTCAAGCGAGAG CAGGCATCCTCCGTGGATGATGACGACAACCAGGGCATCCACCGCCACGACGACACCCCGCACATGGTCCAACTCGGCTACAACCTCCTCTACCGCACGACTGCGGCCGCGGTCGTGTTCGGCATCGACTACAATCTCCTCTCCG TGGATTCTTAG
- the LOC123139822 gene encoding uncharacterized protein isoform X1 → MPMSSSFRLRWNSKGKAMDDAAPALLRRHQAVAATRCRDEGEEESCFPGVHPLSLGTTPNLKREQASSVDDDDNQGIHRHDDTPHMVQLGYNLLYRTTAAAVVFGIDYNLLSGSLVHYTDCMPPLSSLPRLPHHRHRPSAFSFDAVVDS, encoded by the exons ATGCCAATGTCGTCGTCGTTTCGCTTGCGCTGGAACAGCAAAGGGAAGGCCATGGACGACGCCGCTCCAGCCCTTCTCCGACGCCATCAAG CAGTAGCAGCAACTCGATGCAgggacgagggagaggaggagtCCTGCTTCCCCGGCGTGCATCCTCTCTCTCTCGGAACGACACCCAACCTCAAGCGAGAG CAGGCATCCTCCGTGGATGATGACGACAACCAGGGCATCCACCGCCACGACGACACCCCGCACATGGTCCAACTCGGCTACAACCTCCTCTACCGCACGACTGCGGCCGCGGTCGTGTTCGGCATCGACTACAATCTCCTCTCCG GATCTTTGGTTCATTATACTGACTGCATGCCACCTCTGTCATCGCTGCCCCGTCTCCCACACCATCGGCACCGCCCCTCCGCCTTCTCCTTTGATGCTGTAGTGGATTCTTAG
- the LOC123139822 gene encoding uncharacterized protein isoform X4, with the protein MPMSSSFRLRWNSKGKAMDDAAPALLRRHQVAATRCRDEGEEESCFPGVHPLSLGTTPNLKREASSVDDDDNQGIHRHDDTPHMVQLGYNLLYRTTAAAVVFGIDYNLLSGSLVHYTDCMPPLSSLPRLPHHRHRPSAFSFDAVVDS; encoded by the exons ATGCCAATGTCGTCGTCGTTTCGCTTGCGCTGGAACAGCAAAGGGAAGGCCATGGACGACGCCGCTCCAGCCCTTCTCCGACGCCATCAAG TAGCAGCAACTCGATGCAgggacgagggagaggaggagtCCTGCTTCCCCGGCGTGCATCCTCTCTCTCTCGGAACGACACCCAACCTCAAGCGAGAG GCATCCTCCGTGGATGATGACGACAACCAGGGCATCCACCGCCACGACGACACCCCGCACATGGTCCAACTCGGCTACAACCTCCTCTACCGCACGACTGCGGCCGCGGTCGTGTTCGGCATCGACTACAATCTCCTCTCCG GATCTTTGGTTCATTATACTGACTGCATGCCACCTCTGTCATCGCTGCCCCGTCTCCCACACCATCGGCACCGCCCCTCCGCCTTCTCCTTTGATGCTGTAGTGGATTCTTAG
- the LOC123139822 gene encoding uncharacterized protein isoform X3: protein MPMSSSFRLRWNSKGKAMDDAAPALLRRHQVAATRCRDEGEEESCFPGVHPLSLGTTPNLKREQASSVDDDDNQGIHRHDDTPHMVQLGYNLLYRTTAAAVVFGIDYNLLSGSLVHYTDCMPPLSSLPRLPHHRHRPSAFSFDAVVDS from the exons ATGCCAATGTCGTCGTCGTTTCGCTTGCGCTGGAACAGCAAAGGGAAGGCCATGGACGACGCCGCTCCAGCCCTTCTCCGACGCCATCAAG TAGCAGCAACTCGATGCAgggacgagggagaggaggagtCCTGCTTCCCCGGCGTGCATCCTCTCTCTCTCGGAACGACACCCAACCTCAAGCGAGAG CAGGCATCCTCCGTGGATGATGACGACAACCAGGGCATCCACCGCCACGACGACACCCCGCACATGGTCCAACTCGGCTACAACCTCCTCTACCGCACGACTGCGGCCGCGGTCGTGTTCGGCATCGACTACAATCTCCTCTCCG GATCTTTGGTTCATTATACTGACTGCATGCCACCTCTGTCATCGCTGCCCCGTCTCCCACACCATCGGCACCGCCCCTCCGCCTTCTCCTTTGATGCTGTAGTGGATTCTTAG